Genomic window (Sphaerodactylus townsendi isolate TG3544 linkage group LG12, MPM_Stown_v2.3, whole genome shotgun sequence):
gtactctttgaggctgtgcggaatggcaaaatccacttgcaaacagttgtgaaagtggtttgaaaacgcattattttgtgtgtgcagaaggggccgtagttaaaaaagaaatcctaCGAAGGCTGTTTCaggagagtagccatgttgggcTGCAGTAGAAAAACTAGATTCCAGTTCAGTAGAACTTAGAGACCAATACTATTTTTGGCGTTTgggctttcaagaatcaaagctcccttcatcaggtaaTAGgctctggctctcaaaagcttatagcccgaaaatcttttctttttccaaTGTGCTATCGGTCTCACTGAGGCTAAGCACTATCTCCTTTGCATGAGTGAAGAGGGAATGCCTTTTCTAAGGTCTTTTGCAAAAACAGGAACCTTATCTGAAAATAATGCTTTTGTTTCGGTACGACTCTTGTTTCCTCATATGAATGTGTAAATCAGTGACAACTCATAATGAAGCAACTTTCTGTAAATCCCTTAACAATCTTCATCGGTGCAGTTTTAAAGTACAGCAGCAGCTTCTACTGCCACTCATCCCTGTGGCATAACAGTGTTTAACCTTGAAATGGAAACTAATTTTTTTATTACACGTACACTGTTCCCCTTTTTCTTTGTGGAGCTCAAAATTGCAGCCTTCCACATGACCTGGACTGGCTGAACTTTGTTCTGCTGGAAGAGAAACCACTAGATGTGACACCATCAGAAATGCCCATCCCTTATGAGGGCTGTCCTCATTCTTTCCTGTTTATAGAATGCCATCAATACACTGGGTGTTTTACATACCAAAAGACAAGCCCCTATTCTGAAGAGATTGCTTTGAACAGGATGAGAGGGTGACAGGTAAGGGTAAGAAGGGTGACTAAGTAACATCCTTTAAATGTTTCTGTCATTTCTCAGAAATAGCATATGATGCAGCATTTTAACTACGTGATCCTAGGATGTCTTTTAAACACGTTTGTACACACATATTTACACACAAAAGCGCCAGCActtccttttgttttcatttctggtttttttccccctagggATTGTCCAGGttataacaaattttaaaacagcacaatgaaacaaaaatatacaGCTACATTTGACAGCCTTCACGGTTGATTGATTGCGGTTACCTGACTTCTGCTTTATTCCCTGCCATTAACAGCCAGCCCACACAACTGAGGATATGGAGCAAATCCCAGATTGCATTGACCAGCAACCTACACCCCTTCCATGTGAACTTGCCTTGAGCCTCAGCCTGAAAAATGGGGCCCGTTATCATTTTCTTTAAAGTTATTAAATTTAGTTTCATCTCTTCTGTTGATCTGATTGGTGTCTTTTTAgtatttggaattcttggaaagggactgaaatatggagaggaagaaaagttgcGCGAGGCACTAGGAAGAAAGGTTATGTAAAGGCTGGATTTGCCCCATCCTAATTTGGGCTGCTCACGTTTCCCTGCCAGGGTTCCTGCTTCTTTTATCAGCTGCATAGCAGCTAAAAATTATTTGTCTGGTGTGCGGAGGAAGGGATGGGAGATGCTTCACTTGTCTGATTTCTGCTACTCCATTTGCTTTGTTTCTGTCATTCTCCTTGAGTAAAATCCTAGGAGACAGAATTAGTGTCTCTTTCCTGCAAGATCAGTGGGCTCAGCTATTGCCTAGGGCTTAGGCTTCTTTGCGAAGAGAAAGGATAAACCTCTTTCACCATATTAGTGACAAAGCAGGGCATCTCTTTGCCACCACTGTGTTTCCCCTTGGCCTCCAAATGTAGCGCAACCCTCCTGTTAATCCTGGTCATTAAACGGGAAAGTTCGAGTTGACGGTGCTCTCCTTCTAGTAACTCCAGTAAAGCCTTGAGGAACATGGATTCCCATTGATTGATGAAAGCTGCATAGCCTGAGAATCCGGGGGAGGGGAAACAATGAGAGAGATGTTAGTACCCTTCAATGCCAaaggggatcccccccccaaaaaaattagctacagtTTTTACAAAACTGTGGGTGCCCACATCCCATCCGCAATCCAGTGCACATCCCTCTCCGTTCACTTGGGATTAGCCAGTGAAAGTTACTCCAGAATTAAAGTGAACAGGGTCAAAGTGTTAGGTTTACATACCTGGACTACAAGCAAACATTACTGCAGTATCTTCTGGGATGGAAAGATAGTGTGAGAAACAAGCTGTCTGTGGTTCACCGCTATCCGTTTGCAGCCATACGCCTGGATCAATTTTCTCTCCACGGCAGGCCTAGAAACACAGAAAGTGCACCAGCTGTTAAAATTTCTAAATCATTTGTCTAATTGCCAGTGTGTCTAGTTTACATAATCTAGTTTGGCTTCCATATTATCTGAAATGCATCTGCCTTCTTCATCCCTCACAGCCAGCCACGCTCCATTGCAAGGCTCATATCATAAACAGGGTGTGTTCATTTCTAGCACCTGGGAGCTGGAGCTGTAGAATCTCtgaaagtaccccccccccctcaaataagCCACCTGCAGATAAGTATTATGGCAAATACTTGCTGGATGAGGTCCATTCAGCTTTTCCACTCAATCTCATCAAAATCCCCTCCATATTACAGCCTTCAGTTCAGAGATCCCCAACATAGGACTCTGGTGCCTGTCAACACCTTTCTCTGtacctgtcaagtgtttttagaaaatgggagggGCCAGCTGGAAACAATATATATGTTTGAGTGTCATCCTTTAATTTCTCTTAAGTCCTTGTAAGATTGACTAGTAgagctctgtggcacagtgtggtaagctgcagtactgcactccatgctctgctcacgacctgagttcaatcccagtggAAGTCAATTTTaggcagccggctcaaggttgattcagccttccatgctTTCGAGGTCGGTAAAATGGGTACCCAACTTGccaggggtaaagtgtagacgactggggaaagCACTGGCAAAATACCTGTaatcatagtctgcctagtaaatgtcatgatgtgacatcaccccatgggttagtaatAACCCAATGATTGCACCTTTTTAGAGTGACTGATTTTCatatttccatttttgttctATACACATTTGTGCTGCTGTCAAGTAATATGATAACAGGTTGTAATCATCCTGTAATAAGTAGCTCCTTCAGATAATCCAACAATCAAGTTTGCTGGATCCAATTTTGGGTATCACACACaatatttttcccccaaaactgaGATTTTAAAGGGCCAGACTGAAAAATGTGAAAAAGACTCATGACAACCCCAGCACACCATGTGTGTCGATTTTACCCAGTGAGTGGGATTAAATAGCAGTGCAATTGTAATTTTTTTACAGTTCTCTTTCATATTTGCATttattatatgtttatatatgttcccattttaaaaactgccttatttgataaaacaaaattaaatcctTTCATATTGTTGTAATAGAACTATGCTATATTTATGGTAAATGATAAATGTATTATATGTACTTGATACACAGTCTCCTGATAAAGAGTGACTTGTAGATTTTGGATTTTGAAGCCGGATAAACCTGAACTGAATTttactggggttttttggggtgggggaggtggggggtgggttgcTTTTGCTCAAGCCTAATTTCTTAGTTCAGAAAAGAAAGTAATGCCTGGAgcaagaaacaggaagttagacttttttctgctgcctttggGCACCTCAGTCATTACAAAACTGAAATTAAACACACAGTAAGAGGAAATAATACTCATTTACGGATTTTCCATCGTTACTACTGTTTGCACATTACATTCACTACTACCTTCAGCTCTAGATATTACCTGTATGAAGAAAATTTTGGGTTTTCCAGATAGTTTATGGCTCCTTGGTGGGGACAGCGCGTGGAAAATCTGTGTTAGCTGAACTGGTCTTCCTTCACAGTCAAATATGACACCTTCCTCTCCATGGCTTGATAAGATGCTTACAAAATAGTCCCCATGATCTGCATCACATTCTTCAAAGATGTGGGAAAGCAAAAGACAAACATGCCAACTAAAGCTCTAGCAGTCTACTTTCAGGGCCTTCCACAATGTACAGATCGTGCAGTGCTTTTGATACCTGTACAAACTGGGCTTACCTTAAGTGGCAAAACAGAACCAGGGCTGTAATTACAAATCAGAGCACAAACAGAACATCATGTAAGGGGAAGATGGGTTCTAACTTAGTCTCTTCCCTCCCTGTGgacagggatttttttgtatGAGGAAGGTTTCACACACAAGTGCCCATCACCCCTGCAGAAGGGGTATAGCCCAGATCCCAGTTTACCAGGTGTAAGAGACGCCATAATTTGTCACACATGTCTTGGTGAGTAGCGGTGACCCCACCACACACGCACAAATGTCTACAAAACATAGCCAGTCTTTTTCCCCTGGCAACGTTTTAGCATCTTTTAACAGCTGTGTACCCTCGCTCCCACCTCAATACATAatatggggtttgtttgtttgtttacagaatTTATAATTGTCACAGCACTTTGGTTGTCAGCCTATTCTTAGTAGCGAGATGCTCCAGGGTTGTGTTTAAGATGTCTGTCTTTATGCAAGTTATTAATATCTGATGGAATTAACTACCACAATTGACAATGGCCTTTTAAAAGGATTAATCATTAGAGCATCTTGTgatccagtatggtgtagtagttgagGTGTCAAACTTGGACCTGGGAACTTGCTGGGCGACCTGGatccagtcacactctctcagccctgacccaggCTAATGTTTGcatgggagacatccaaggaataaAAGGTTCTTCACACAGGGCCAGGAATAAAAGGGTCTTCACACAGGGccaaatgtatcttgccttgaaaaacctacaaggttgccgtaaatcagctgtgactcagtggctAAAAACATTTATGGTGGATATCAATATccattatgtatttattcatttagttgGATGAATATCCCAGTGGCTGCTGCTAGATTCAGGTGAGTTGTGTGGCATCAAGTAGTCCAGTTGCCACTTATGAACCGAGGTGGATCATGGAAGTTAATGGTAGTGAGCCACCCAGGTGTGTGGTGCCATCGCTGCTGTCACAGAGTTCCAAAGTGTGGTTGCTAACTTTGGCACTCCCATTTCTCAGCAGGTCAATATGAATTGTAGAGCAACCGAAACTtgcaaggtagattaggctgacagaGAAACTAATccagtcatccagcaagttttatggcagagtggactcaaatcttggtCTCTCTATATCTGTCGGTAGACCTCTcgtccatgaatttgtctaaaccTTTTCTTAAGACGTCTGAGCTCAATGGTTTTCCACACATTATGGAAGCAATAAATGCCTCAGATTGTATGAAGAGCTTTTCGTTTGTGTGTCTGCGCAAGTTTTGAATCCAGTGTCAATGCCAGTGGGAAACCCCACCCTTTCGTCTTCCCCTTTCATCACATCATGCATTACTTCAACTAAATAAAACACCTAAATACATGATtggcctcctctcctccctcacaaTCACACCTTGGAAGAAAGTTGCAATGCCAAATCTCTTGTTAGGGCTGCTTTGTATATTTTAAAGAATTAAATAGGCTAATGTGACTTTAATTGATTTTACATGATAAATTCTTGTGGATGTTCATCCCATTGACTTCCCTATGATGGGGCATGTTTAATTCTACATTCTTTCCCTTTAAAAGCAATACCATCTGTCAACCTTGGGAGGGGCACCTTCTCTAGAAGTACTCTAGAATAGAGAAAGAACATCCTCTGATTACTATTCCAGCCTCCCAAATCACTTCCGTAGTTGTCCATTTTCTACAAGCGCAGACTACAGGTGGGCTCATGTTGAGTTCAGAAGGTGGGTCAACACAGGCTTGCCCTCCTGTAATCCTGTTTCACCTTGTTCGTCTAAACCACACATGACAGATATGGCAAACATGAGACATACCTTTCTCATAAAGTTCTTGTATTTCCTCAGCTGTCAAGTCATAGTGCAATTGCACAGTGTAATTGCACTCCGATAATGCTTTGAAGAGcctttttgcttctttcttgGCACCGGGTCTAGGCGTGAGCTTCTCTTGGCTTCTGTAGAAGTCATAATTGACAATGAGAAGAGCCCTGTTCTTTTTTTGGTTTGCCATGCTGTGAAAATCCTCAGTGATCGCCACACAGAGTTGTTTGCTAGTGTCAGGTGTTAAGGCAGAGCGATTGAAATGGTTTCTACCCAGCTGATTATGACTCAACTATAAGGTGGGGCATTAAAGAAAATGCCACATGCTGTTTGATTAGCTTGTCATTTTCTACAAACACTGCTAGCTATAAGCCATATCTATTAGTCAAAGGCCATTTACACTTTCCCGGAACAAGGTACGTCAGCTTCCTGCACctatttgttttaaatgtattttattaccGTTATATCCCTCGCAATTCCCGGCCAGAGATTCAAGGTGAAACTGGAGTTGACAACTCCCTTCTCCAAGGTTGTTTCTatttcattttggttttttattAGAATTCAACCTCGGAGGTTGAATTCAAGAATCAAATAAAATGGGGAAGTACTTGCAGCTAGACCATTTCCCTATCTACCATCAAAATCACAATTCCACAAAGCTAACCCCCACCCTCCGCAAGGAAGAAGAGGTTCCTGCATCTTTTTCCCTACCGGAATAAAAGCGGCTAACCCACTTTTCAGACACGTGTCTCCCATGCATCCCAGCAGCAACAAAACAAGCCCGGCCCTCAAGCTTGCAAAATAAAAGATCTATAAGGGAAGTAGAATAGAAGCTGAAGAGAGAAATTAATGACCATCTCTAAACAAAGTTATTTATCCCACCTGGCTGGGGCAAAGCTTACTTTCCATGGCAGGCACCCCTTGCGGAAATGGAGGTATGCAGTCTCTTGGTAGCCCTGGGACTTCCGGCTGATGTCTCCTGCTGTGGGCTCAGATCACCTGGGTCTTTGCATTTTCCAAAGAGGGCAACAACTCACCCTCTAGTTAAGGGGGCATTGCAATTTTGGAATAAGAGGCAAGTTGTACAGAAGTTTGGTTTGCCTTTGACAAAGAGAAGCTGTGAGTGAGATGTTGCCTGTTCtttagaaaaaaagggaaagggccATGGCTAAGTGATATCGCATCTGCTTGGTAGACAGAAGGTCCCAGCtccaatcctcagcatctccagtgtaaaaagaaaagaagaagagtttggattcatacctcacctttctctcctattaggAGGTTCAtgatggcttgcaaactcctgtcccttcctctccccacaggggGGGctaagaaaattctgagagaattgtgactagcccaaggtcacccagcaggcttcgtgtggaggaatggggaaacaaatacagttcaccagataagagtctgctgctcatgtggagtaacgggaaatcaaagccagttctccagatttgaaggATGAGGCAGCAGGTGATTTGACACACCTCTCTACCAGACagtctggacagctgctgccagtctcagaAGACAATActggccatttacgcacttgtggtctctttaCATTGAATATAGGATTCCCTTTAGGTTTGattttcatttccccctcttcagcagtcaccctaacttcagatcagagaatcctcttGGTTGCCAAAAGCTCTGAAGTATGACTTTTCCTCCCCCTTAGCAAGGAAAGTGAATGAAATCAGCATGCGTTTAGCTTTTGCACAACTTTCCACCTTCCCACACTCACAGCAATTCTTCCCATTTTtggaccaccatttcagaaggatcagaggggctttcatttttctttcacgCTGAAGCAATTACTGGAGCAatagtgaaattgacatggtctagtgaACTAAAGCAGGAGAAACAAGGCAACCAGCAACCTCCCCCAATGGAGTTGCACAGAAACAGTTTGGAAGCAGCGggtggcaaaatggtggctcagctaGGGACGTTTGGCAGGAAAATAATTCCCTGTACAAACAAAAATCTTGTGGGAAAACCCCTACTGTGAAGTGACACCCCCCCCGCCCGACCCTGCACTTCTTATTGAATTTGAATATATTATCCCCATTGGGATTTGTATAGAGATTGTATGGTTTTAAAATTGCTGATTTTATCGTATTTATTGCACATGGAATAATGTTGTCTGGTTGATTAGAAACTGTCCCAAGGAGAGGTATAgaaacctaaataaataaaataaacagcagcagGATAAGTAGCGCTGACTGTTATGACCAATAGTATGATTAGATCTATGGCAATTCATGTGTCCACTGACATCCAAATCTCCTTTCCCCATAGCTACAAGGCTTTCTTACAAATGACAGCACACTGGATTTCAAAACAGCCTTTAATAGAGActactgcaggagactgaaaaaaaattaccacaaataaggaggaaaaagaaacaagTAAATGAACTATTCTTAGGGTAGTTGCTATACTAACTTCTCTGTTAAGTTGCCAGTACTATGCCACCAGAAGTGTATGCTATGATTAAGGTGCTTAAGTGATCCCTTTGTGCACTGAACGTTTGTGAAGAGACAACAGCCAGCACAACTGCGGGATGTAGCCTTAATTACGACATGCCCCATGGCAATGCTGATTAACTGGACCAGTTCACAGCACCAGAATTCGAGGCTTGGCTCAACTGGAGATCCGCTTGGCATCAAATGCAAAATACTTGCAAAATGGTCTGCAGGGGAGTGAGAACCTTCAACTAGCAGAGGctcagtttttctttttgaagttgTTGGCTTTAATTCTGCGGTGCAACTGGATGAGGTCAATGTAGACGTTGCGGTGCAGGACCGCCGAAGCACAGAGCAGGGCACTATACGTGGCTCCCACAAAGCCTCCAAGAAGAACATCTTGACCTGGGGAACAAAGGCAGACGTGTTTTAATCTTCGCTGAGCCCTCTTCACCTTGTTCCTGATCAGAGCTGTATATATTCTAAAAAACTAGAATTCTTGTTATGATCACCTGTCTCCTGCTTTAAGAAATCTCAGTTGATTCAATATGCATTTCAAGAAAATAATTTAAAGAGCAAACCATTGCTTTTGGTCTCAGATGATGCACACTGGGTGTTTCAGATAGCGGAATTGTAGAAGAGGCATTCCGTCTGGCGTGAAAGAGGAATGCTTCTTCCAAGATATCACTTGCCAACTGTGCTTTAATAGGTATTTGCATTTTTCATAGTTGCTGTCCAGTTAGTTGAAAGCATTTTTGTTGATCAAAAggctttttgttttaaattaaccaGCTATTAACTATttgtataatcctaaacagagttatattttTATAAGTCAAATAGACTCTGGTGGAGCTAGAAAGGTGCTTCTTACAATTCTATTACAAATGTTGCAATTAAGAAATAAGCCACAAGATTAACTTGTATAAATTATATTGGTCACAAAATGTGCTTATTGACATACCTCATATTAGTCATAGGCAGGTGTGAAGAGCCACCCAGATAATTATTCATCCTGCCCAGTGTACTTGAAATCCTGCTTGTGAAGGGTAGTTTTGTATACAGGAGGAAAACTGATATAATACAAGCATACCTCTGCTACCGAAACCAAGTCTATGAACTTGTAAATGGAATGAGCTCAAATATTACCCCCTCATctccttttgaagaagaagaagagtttggatttatacatccctttctgtcctgtcctcacaacagacaccttgtgaggttaagtggggctgagaaagttctgaatgaactgtgactagtctaaggtcacccattaggaatgttggagtgcggaaacacacctggttcaccagataagcctctgccactcgggtggaggagtggggaatcaaacttggttctccagattaaagtccaccttctcttaaccactacaccacgctggatctgaTTTTAGATAGATCCCTGCTCCAGGAAGCTTACAATTTTGTAGAAAATAGATGGTACTATATAATCACAGAACATCTTTTACTATATCATAACAAGTGATCAATTTGATTTAGAGCCATCAAGTTAACAATGATGCTAACATTCTTTAAAAATTTACAACCTCGATTGTTTTGGATTTGTGGCACTAGTTCACAGATTTATTATTCTATGCCAAAGCTTCCTTTATTGGGTTGACAATTATTTTAGCACAAGTACTGACTGACCTCAGATTTGTATTAGTCTTTGCTACAAGTTCAAACTGCAATGGATTGACCTTTAAGTGTGTAAATAGTAgctgccaccccctcctccatTCTGATCAAGGGAATTACCAACCTTCCTCCAAAAACTCTAGCTAACAGTATGTGTTCCTGCCTCCCGCACCAAAGTTAGCAGCAACTCTGGGGGATAACGAACATGGGAAGCCAGTTTGGGGGGGAATGATTAACCTTCCCCCCAACCCTGACTTCCCATGTTCAAGTAATCTCCCAGAGTGACTGCTGACTTTGGTGTGGGAGGCGGGAACACATACTGTTAGCTAGAGTTTTCCCCAATGGGAAGGGGAGGACTAAAAAGCCGCCGTGATCCATGTCACATTTGGCTCCTATTCCGTTTGCAAGGTCAACTATGTTATTCTACTGGGAATCTGGATCATACGCAGCACAGTTGCACATTAGATATCTTTCAGAGCCATTTTAATTCTACAAGAGTGGGCCTCATGAGCACTCTCAGAAGAGAGAAAATCCTACTGTTCTAATacacccctgccccaccttgCAGCAAGGATCAGCACAATGCAGTTATCCATTCTGTGTCTGTGAGATGGAGCAGGCTGCCAACTGGAACtgccaggaaaacaaaacacacctGTCAGGTAGAGGTTTGGGACAGCCGTCTGAGGTCTGACTGTGGCCATGACTTCAACCTGCATGCGAGAGAAGCAGTGGTCCACTCCATACATTTCTCCCTGTGGAGCACCTATGTAATGCTGGTTGGAGAGAGGAGTTCCTGCAGATACATGCTCAATCTGTTGAGAGAAAAAGTGGTGAGCCAGGCAGAATACGTTCCTCAAGGCTATcacaaaaggcaggaaacaaaactggGGAACAAGGGGCGGTTCCACCCACCAGGAAGGACAATCCTGGAGAATTCCACCCACCAAGAAGGAGAAAAGATTTCATCTCCTGCCTCCCTAATGGGTCAgtgggaaccacccacaagatgtcctccggcTCAGGGGAGAATAAAAGCCTTGCTCATCTTCATGGAAGCCAGTTCAGAATTTGGTAGGAGCAGAGCCTTCTAGGCAATGGCCTCAGGAGGCCCATTTAGAATCTGCCCTGatttctttttgggaaaaggtgCTATGTGTTCACCAGGCCAGAGAAACAATATTGGAGTTCTAAGGCTTGAAGAGCTGAACTTTAGTTGTGCTGTTGACTAGTTTTGTTTATCTTAGTGTTAGTGTTTGTCTTAGTTTTAAGGTTGAGCTATATGCAGCTTTGTAAACAGTAGAAGTGGAATGTAATTATATACAACAAGAAAGGAAGTCAGAATCATGCCTATGGGGTATGTTTCAGTCACTTACTATAAAAGGGTGCTAATTCCTACTCAATAGTTAGTTTCAGAGGATATAGTCATGAACATGACAGTAGATtgcatattcctccgccacagaacaaagcatgctccatctaggtcctagtgcctaactagccctgctcccccccatcCGTTTGAGAGTAAAAATGCATGTTGGCATAAATACTcctgtatcaaagcaccatattCAATAATCACAAAATAAGGCAGTGCATGAAAaggatgataattctcatatttgttcgggactatattcgaATGCggaagtatacaattttctcaaccactgcaccgcaactgaccaaactatcatctttatgtggaacagagtatagctgtGTTGGTTTGCAACAGAACAGTtggattcaagtctagtagcactttagagactaaCAAATTATAGGAGTCAAAGCTttgggtctctaaggtactaccgGACTTGaatctagattttaaaaaatggtttccaaGTAGGGCTCCTCCACACACCTTGCTATAAGGAAACAACGTTGAAAAACTGTCAAAACCTACCATATATGAACatgaaggaggaaagaaaggggaaagaatgTTTAAATCcccctaactcaggggtagggaacctgcggctctccagatgttcaggaactacaattaccatcagcctctgtcagcatggccaattggccatgctggtaggggctgatgggaattgtagttcctgNNNNNNNNNNNNNNNNNNNNNNNNNNNNNNNNNNNNNNNNNNNNNNNNNNNNNNNNNNNNNNNNNNNNNNNNNNNNNNNNNNNTTTCAAGCAGGGAGTATTATAATGGAAAGTATAAAGAGAAAGCAAAGGGCAAGACCAGAGTGATTTGATAGCAAGAATGTTAAAAGGCAGGAACTTTAGGTGGAAGATAGCTGTTGAAAAATTGAAAAGTCCAGTCTCCTGTTCGCTGTCAGATCTTCTCAATAACCTTCACCAGACAATGTCCACATGTTTGAAAGGTACTCTCCATCACTGAGGGCGAAAAACTGGCTTGTTAAAAAATCAGTACTGGAAGCCACTGACAACAGTATTGGACAAACTGAGAAGACTTGCGCTCAAATCACTCTAATATAACCAtgaacactctctctctctttctctttcaaactaacttacctcacagagttgtcggGAGcataaaagggaaggggggaggcccATGTACACCATAGTGAACATGTTGGTAGAAGGGAGAGTTACAAAGAGTTTGTGTGAGATAGCGCAACACAAGATTATGCTTTGATCTTGAAGGCTTAGGTAGTAAATACACGGATGTTCACAGGGACAAAGGAAGACAGTTCATAGTGTGGAAAACATTATCCATTTCAAAGGCTTTTTAAATCTTGGAAACACAGAGACAGAGAGGTTCAGCTTACTGTCTTCCTTGGGAGTATGTCCCTTGAACACtgtgggaccagaggtgggatccagcaggttctcacaggttcccgagagtaggttactaattatttgtgtgtgccgcagaggCCATTAacggtgattttgccatgtgatttttgccttagttatgcccctcttctcagcagtagcgcgcagaacttgaagcagtctagcaggaggtgcaccggcgtgcgtggcagcctgtgcctgcgtgcatctgCTTCCCCGCTTCAAGGACCCCCATGAAGGAGCACGCTCCTTGCCATACAGCCCCACCGTGAGTGTCctactcccggaatgcccggccacgcccccggaatgccctgcccagccccactggcg
Coding sequences:
- the LOC125441779 gene encoding caspase-3-like, which codes for MANQKKNRALLIVNYDFYRSQEKLTPRPGAKKEAKRLFKALSECNYTVQLHYDLTAEEIQELYEKECDADHGDYFVSILSSHGEEGVIFDCEGRPVQLTQIFHALSPPRSHKLSGKPKIFFIQACRGEKIDPGVWLQTDSGEPQTACFSHYLSIPEDTAVMFACSPGYAAFINQWESMFLKALLELLEGEHRQLELSRLMTRINRRVALHLEAKGKHSGGKEMPCFVTNMVKEVYPFSSQRSLSPRQ
- the LOC125441781 gene encoding all-trans-retinol 13,14-reductase-like yields the protein MYGVDHCFSRMQVEVMATVRPQTAVPNLYLTGQDVLLGGFVGATYSALLCASAVLHRNVYIDLIQLHRRIKANNFKKKN